The Coffea eugenioides isolate CCC68of chromosome 8, Ceug_1.0, whole genome shotgun sequence genome has a segment encoding these proteins:
- the LOC113780659 gene encoding uncharacterized protein LOC113780659: MPRSSRTGELEFDPEIEKTARRLTKEAKLRKQQDSTSPSESKQEFVSSDSSSESEKEEVHIPRVAMAAPRTLRELATPNVNQQPLCITFPNTEEAFELKSGLIHLLPTFRGIAGEDPHKHLKEFHVVCSTMKPQGVTEDHIKLRAFPFSLADKAKDWLFYLPSGSITTWEELKRRFREKFFPASRAANIRKEICGVRQANGEVLYEYWERFKQLCASCPHHQIPDQLLIQYFYEGLSPMDRSMLDAASGGALVNKTTDEATLLISTMAENSQQFGVRAEGAIRRVNEVNHSDLEGKLSELTSLVRQMARGQLQSVKTCGICATPGHMTDMCPTLQEDSPEQANIEGDFSGPPPRRNDPFAPTYNPGWRNHPNFSYASKPPGFQQHFQPRPPVQQPSTPNSNMSLEDIVKSLAQSTSQL; this comes from the coding sequence atgcctcgatcttctcgtacaggaGAATTAGAATTTGATCCAGAGATTGAGAAGACTGCAAGAAGGTTGACCAAGGAGGCAAAGTTGCGTAAGCAACAAGATTCAACGTCACCTTCAGAATCTAAGCAAGAGTTTGTTTCCAGTGATTCATCAAGTGAATCTGAAAAAGAAGAAGTGCATATTCCCCGAGTAGCAATGGCAGCCCCAAGAACTTTGAGGGAGTTGGCAACTCCTAACGTGAACCAGCAGCCATTATGCATTACATTTCCTAACACGGAAGAGGCATTTGAGCTTAAATCTGGTCTTATTCACTTACTTCCTACTTTTCGTGGTATTGCAGGTGAAGACCCACATAAACACTTGAAGGAATTTCATGTGGTGTGCTCCACAATGAAACCTCAAGGAGTCACTGAGGACCACATCAAGTTGAGAGCCTTCCCTTTCTCTTTGGCGGATAAGGCTAAAGATTGGTTATTTTACCTGCCGTCTGGATCCATCACTACGTGGGAAGAATTGAAGAGAAGATTCCGCGAGAAATTTTTCCCTGCCTCTAGAGCCGCCAATATAAGGAAAGAAATATGTGGAGTTAGGCAGGCAAATGGGGAAGTTCTATATGAGTACTGGGAGCGCTTTAAACAACTGTGTGCCAGCTGCCCGCATCATCAAATCCCTGATCAGCTCTTAATACAATATTTCTACGAGGGATTATCACCCATGGATAGGAGCATGTTAGATGCAGCCAGTGGCGGTGCTCTGGTTAACAAGACCACAGACGAAGCCACGTTATTGATCTCCACCATGGCTGAAAATTCCCAACAATTTGGAGTGAGAGCTGAGGGAGCAATAAGAAGGGTCAATGAAGTGAATCACTCTGACTTAGAGGGTAAACTATCTGAGCTTACCTCTCTGGTACGTCAAATGGCAAGGGGGCAATTACAATCTGTGAAGACTTGTGGTATCTGTGCTACTCCGGGACACATGACTGACATGTGTCCAACTCTCCAGGAGGATTCACCTGAACAAGCCAACATAGAGGGAGATTTTTCTGGACCACCTCCACGAAGGAATGATCCTTTTGCACCCACTTACAATCCAGGGTGGCGAAATCATCCTAACTTTAGCTATGCTTCAAAACCCCCTGGCTTTCAACAACATTTCCAGCCACGGCCACCAGTGCAACAACCATCCACTCCCAATTCAAACATGTCTCTTGAAGATATAGTGAAGTCACTGGCCCAAAGCACGAGTCAATTATAG